The genome window CCACATTTAGGTATTGATTATGCCGCACCGACAGGCACCCCCGTACAAACAGTAGCTGACGGAGTAGTGACTTTTGTAGGCAATAAAGGAGGATACGGCAAATATGTAGAAATCCGTCATGCCAACAACTACGTCACCACCTACGGACACCTAAGCCGCTATGCCAGCAAAACCAAAAAAGGAGCCAAAGTAAAACAAGGCGATACTATTGCTTATGTCGGAAACACAGGCCTTTCTACGGGGCCGCATTTAGATTTTCGTATCAAAGAGCGTAATAAATTTGTAGACTTTTTAAAGATGAAGAATCGGAACTCGGCACTTCGTTCGATTCCGCAAGATCAACGCAAAGATTTTGAAGAAATAAAAACACTTTATTTAAAGGCTTTAAATGAGGCGCGTGCAGAAACTCAGCCCGTAGTCTCTACCCCAGAAAAAGCGCAGGAGCAAAAATGAAAAGAATAGCTTTTACCGGAGGACCTAACGGCGGAAAAACGACCGCTTTGTCAGTGCTTAGAGAAACTTTTGGCACTCGCATCGAAGTAGTGCCGGAAGCCGCCACCATGATTTTCAGCGGCGGTTTCCCTCGCAAAGACGGCAGCCCGGAACATGTGCGCACCGCTCAACGCATTATTTATTATGCCACCCAACAAATGGAAGATTTAACGGTGGAAACGTCTTCGGCAGATTTAATTGTATGCGATCGCGGCACCGTAGATGCGGCTGTTTATTGGCCGGAAGGAGTGGATGACTTTTTTGCCCACATGGGGACAACTTTAGAAGCAGAATTAGCCCGTTATGACGCAGTCATTCACCTCTCTCCTCCGCTCAATGCAGAGTTTTATCAATCTACTCGCGTACGAACAGAAACCCTAGAAGAAGCGGCCAGCATTGACCGAAAAATCTTAAAAATTTGGGAAAAACACCCCAATCGTATGGTACTCCCGTCTATGAACCACTTTTTCCAAAAAGCAGGTATCATTAAAGATTTTATTGAAACATTGCTCCCTCAGGAGAATAACAAATGAAAAAGAAAATCGTACTCACCGGCGGCCCCAGTGGTGGCAAAACCACAGCCTTATCTCTTTTAAAAGAAACTTTTGGAAATCAAATTGAAATCGTGCAAGAAGCAGCCACTTTGATTTATAGCGGCGGTTTCCCACGCAAAGACAATAGTCCTAAACATATTGAGCACGCTCAACATATTATTTTTTATACCGTACATCAATTAGAGCACTTGGCCGAAGTGACCTCAGATGCCAAACTCATTGTGTGCGATCGCGGTTCTATTGACGGTGCCGGATATTGGCCCAACGGACCGGAAGACTTCTTTAAAGCGATGGGCACTACGTT of Elusimicrobiaceae bacterium contains these proteins:
- a CDS encoding ATP-binding protein, with the protein product MKKKIVLTGGPSGGKTTALSLLKETFGNQIEIVQEAATLIYSGGFPRKDNSPKHIEHAQHIIFYTVHQLEHLAEVTSDAKLIVCDRGSIDGAGYWPNGPEDFFKAMGTTLEEELSRYDAVLHLSPPLKKDFYQSNNVRTETLEQAMALDQKILDLWEKHPNRLVVPGKDHYFEKAEIIKNFVESLLH
- a CDS encoding ATP-binding protein; amino-acid sequence: MKRIAFTGGPNGGKTTALSVLRETFGTRIEVVPEAATMIFSGGFPRKDGSPEHVRTAQRIIYYATQQMEDLTVETSSADLIVCDRGTVDAAVYWPEGVDDFFAHMGTTLEAELARYDAVIHLSPPLNAEFYQSTRVRTETLEEAASIDRKILKIWEKHPNRMVLPSMNHFFQKAGIIKDFIETLLPQENNK